The Chryseobacterium aureum genome contains a region encoding:
- a CDS encoding GNAT family acetyltransferase, producing MKSIIAGGEICLECAIGYYQVIIEGRCYCIPID from the coding sequence ATGAAAAGCATAATAGCAGGAGGAGAAATCTGCCTGGAATGCGCTATTGGATATTACCAGGTTATTATTGAGGGCCGATGCTATTGTATTCCTATAGACTAA
- a CDS encoding aminotransferase class V-fold PLP-dependent enzyme, producing MFDIQEIRSQFSILDREVNGKPLVYLDNAATSQKPNSVLDVCHAYYTELNANVHRGIHTLSQLATEEMELSRRKIQKFINAEHDFEVIFTKGTTEGLNLIAYILTQKLQKDDEIIISYLEHHSNIVPWQMLCERTGAKLRVIPIDENGILQMDHFDQFLSEKTKVVSVNQVSNALGIVNPIEEIIAKTRKNTDAYVVIDGAQSAPHFNIDVQKMDCDFFVFSGHKMYAPMGTGILYGKREILEALPPFHGGGEMIATCSFDGTTYAGLPFKYEAGTPNVGGNIALGAAVDFMNRVGHTNIQNHENALLQYAQRQLLELEGIKIYGEKANRTGVVSFNLEGVGIASDVGMILDKMGIAVRTGHHCTQPIMNFFNIAGTVRASFAVYNTFEEIDILVEGVKKAQRMLS from the coding sequence ATGTTTGACATTCAGGAAATAAGAAGCCAGTTTTCTATATTGGACAGAGAAGTGAATGGTAAGCCCCTGGTTTATCTGGATAATGCCGCTACATCCCAAAAGCCGAATTCAGTTTTGGACGTCTGTCACGCATATTATACAGAACTTAATGCTAATGTTCACAGAGGAATTCATACCCTGAGCCAGCTGGCAACGGAGGAAATGGAGCTTTCAAGAAGAAAAATCCAGAAATTCATTAATGCTGAGCATGATTTTGAAGTAATCTTTACAAAAGGAACAACAGAAGGACTGAACCTTATCGCTTATATTTTAACACAGAAACTCCAGAAAGATGATGAGATTATTATTTCATATCTGGAGCATCATTCTAATATTGTTCCGTGGCAGATGCTTTGCGAAAGAACAGGAGCAAAACTCCGTGTAATTCCTATTGATGAAAACGGAATTCTTCAGATGGATCATTTTGACCAGTTTTTAAGCGAAAAAACAAAGGTTGTTTCTGTGAATCAGGTTTCCAATGCATTGGGAATTGTAAACCCCATCGAGGAAATTATTGCTAAAACAAGAAAAAATACTGATGCCTATGTAGTAATAGACGGTGCTCAGTCTGCTCCGCATTTCAATATTGATGTACAGAAGATGGATTGTGACTTCTTTGTATTTTCAGGCCATAAAATGTATGCACCTATGGGAACAGGTATTTTATATGGTAAACGTGAAATCCTGGAAGCTTTGCCGCCATTTCATGGAGGAGGAGAGATGATTGCAACATGTTCTTTCGATGGAACTACTTACGCTGGCCTTCCATTTAAATATGAAGCAGGAACGCCTAATGTAGGAGGGAATATTGCTTTAGGAGCTGCCGTTGATTTCATGAACAGAGTAGGGCATACTAATATTCAGAATCATGAAAATGCTTTATTGCAATATGCTCAAAGACAGCTTTTAGAATTGGAGGGAATTAAGATCTATGGAGAAAAAGCGAACAGAACCGGAGTGGTTTCTTTTAACCTGGAGGGAGTGGGAATTGCTTCCGATGTAGGGATGATCCTTGATAAAATGGGAATTGCTGTAAGAACAGGACACCACTGTACCCAGCCCATCATGAACTTCTTTAATATTGCAGGAACGGTGAGAGCTAGTTTTGCAGTCTATAATACTTTTGAAGAAATTGATATTCTGGTAGAAGGAGTGAAAAAAGCGCAGAGAATGTTGAGCTGA